Proteins encoded in a region of the Benincasa hispida cultivar B227 chromosome 2, ASM972705v1, whole genome shotgun sequence genome:
- the LOC120071714 gene encoding acetolactate synthase small subunit 2, chloroplastic-like isoform X2, translating into MAAAVALCPVPVKAHKPGYSAVGSRNAFSTSLIGEYQKVQKWNRFELRRLQVSSAAVNDNAVTVSDSSRPPIRSTVMRHTISVFVGDESGIINRIAGVFARRGYNIESLAVGLNKDKALFTIVVTGTENVLRQVVEQLNKLVNVIKVEDISRQPQVERELVLMKLNADSSTRAEVTGDPGKLVAVERNFSKFGIRELARTGKIALRREKMGETAPFWRFSAASYPDLEDSRPVDPFVGDAIQSLNGKVPTSTGDVYPVEPYEKFHSNQVLDAHWGVLYDEDSSGHQSHTLSMLVNDYPGVLNVVTGIISRRGYNIQSLAVGHAERQGLSRITTVIPGTDESIGKLVQQLHKLIDLHEVRDLTHLPFAERELMLIKIAANAAARRDVLDIADIFRAKAVDVSGHTITLQLTGDLNKMVALQRLLEPFGICEVARTGRVALGRESGVDSAYLRGYSLPI; encoded by the exons ATGGCGGCCGCCGTAGCGCTTTGCCCTGTTCCCGTAAAAGCTCACAAACCTGGCTATTCTGCAGTTGGTTCCAGAAATGCCTTCTCTACAAGTTTGATCGGCGAGTACCAGAAAGTGCAGAAATGGAACCGTTTCGAGCTCCGGAGGCTGCAGGTCTCTTCTGCTGCTGTTAATGATAATGCAGTGACTGTAAGCGACTCTTCTCGTCCCCCCATTCGTTCTAC GGTGATGCGACATACTATATCTGTGTTTGTTGGTGATGAAAGTGGAATAATAAATCGAATTGCGGGCGTCTTTGCTAGGAGAGGTTACAACATTGAGTCCCTTGCCGTTGGATTGAACAAGGATAAGGCTCTCTTTACCATTGTTGTCACTGGAACGGAGAATGTCTTGAGGCAAGTTGTGGAGCAGCTAAACAAACTTGTCAATGTGATCAAG GTAGAAGATATCTCAAGACAGCCCCAAGTGGAGCGTGAGTTGGTGCTTATGAAACTCAATGCAGATTCAAGTACTCGTGCTGAG GTGACCGGAGATCCTGGTAAGCTGGTTGCTGTTGAAAGAAATTTCAGCAAGTTTGGAATTCGAGAACTTGCTAGAACTGGAAAG ATAGCATTGAGAAGGGAGAAAATGGGGGAGACAGCTCCCTTTTGGAGGTTCTCAGCAGCCTCTTATCCTGATCTCGAAGATTCAAGGCCAGTTGACCCCTTTGTAGGGGATGCGATTCAATCACTCAATGGCAAAGTCCCTACATCAACC GGAGATGTATATCCTGTGGAGCCATATGAAAAATTTCATTCCAATCAAGTTCTTGACGCTCACTGGGGTGTTCTCTATGATGAAGAT TCAAGTGGTCATCAATCACATACATTGTCTATGCTAGTAAATGACTATCCTGGTGTTCTCAATGTTGTTACTGGGATTATTTCTAGAAGAGGCTATAATATTCAG AGTCTTGCTGTAGGACATGCAGAAAGGCAGGGATTATCTCGTATCACAACAGTCATTCCTGGAACTGATGAGTCCATTGGAAAGTTGGTTCAGCAGCTTCATAAATTAATAGATCTTCATGAG GTGCGGGATCTAACTCACTTGCCATTTGCTGAGAGAGAATTAATGTTGATAAAAATTGCAGCAAATGCTGCTGCCAGAAGGGATGTCCTTGATATTGCTGACATCTTCCGTGCAAAAGCTGTTGATGTGTCTGGTCATACAATTACTCTTCAG CTCACCGGTGATTTAAACAAGATGGTTGCATTGCAGCGGTTACTGGAGCCATTCGGGATATGCGAG
- the LOC120071714 gene encoding acetolactate synthase small subunit 2, chloroplastic-like isoform X1 → MAAAVALCPVPVKAHKPGYSAVGSRNAFSTSLIGEYQKVQKWNRFELRRLQVSSAAVNDNAVTVSDSSRPPIRSTVMRHTISVFVGDESGIINRIAGVFARRGYNIESLAVGLNKDKALFTIVVTGTENVLRQVVEQLNKLVNVIKVEDISRQPQVERELVLMKLNADSSTRAEIMWLVDIFRGKIVDISEHSVTIEVTGDPGKLVAVERNFSKFGIRELARTGKIALRREKMGETAPFWRFSAASYPDLEDSRPVDPFVGDAIQSLNGKVPTSTGDVYPVEPYEKFHSNQVLDAHWGVLYDEDSSGHQSHTLSMLVNDYPGVLNVVTGIISRRGYNIQSLAVGHAERQGLSRITTVIPGTDESIGKLVQQLHKLIDLHEVRDLTHLPFAERELMLIKIAANAAARRDVLDIADIFRAKAVDVSGHTITLQLTGDLNKMVALQRLLEPFGICEVARTGRVALGRESGVDSAYLRGYSLPI, encoded by the exons ATGGCGGCCGCCGTAGCGCTTTGCCCTGTTCCCGTAAAAGCTCACAAACCTGGCTATTCTGCAGTTGGTTCCAGAAATGCCTTCTCTACAAGTTTGATCGGCGAGTACCAGAAAGTGCAGAAATGGAACCGTTTCGAGCTCCGGAGGCTGCAGGTCTCTTCTGCTGCTGTTAATGATAATGCAGTGACTGTAAGCGACTCTTCTCGTCCCCCCATTCGTTCTAC GGTGATGCGACATACTATATCTGTGTTTGTTGGTGATGAAAGTGGAATAATAAATCGAATTGCGGGCGTCTTTGCTAGGAGAGGTTACAACATTGAGTCCCTTGCCGTTGGATTGAACAAGGATAAGGCTCTCTTTACCATTGTTGTCACTGGAACGGAGAATGTCTTGAGGCAAGTTGTGGAGCAGCTAAACAAACTTGTCAATGTGATCAAG GTAGAAGATATCTCAAGACAGCCCCAAGTGGAGCGTGAGTTGGTGCTTATGAAACTCAATGCAGATTCAAGTACTCGTGCTGAG atAATGTGGTTAGTCGACATCTTTAGAGGAAAAATTGTGGATATTTCAGAACATTCAGTGACAATTGAG GTGACCGGAGATCCTGGTAAGCTGGTTGCTGTTGAAAGAAATTTCAGCAAGTTTGGAATTCGAGAACTTGCTAGAACTGGAAAG ATAGCATTGAGAAGGGAGAAAATGGGGGAGACAGCTCCCTTTTGGAGGTTCTCAGCAGCCTCTTATCCTGATCTCGAAGATTCAAGGCCAGTTGACCCCTTTGTAGGGGATGCGATTCAATCACTCAATGGCAAAGTCCCTACATCAACC GGAGATGTATATCCTGTGGAGCCATATGAAAAATTTCATTCCAATCAAGTTCTTGACGCTCACTGGGGTGTTCTCTATGATGAAGAT TCAAGTGGTCATCAATCACATACATTGTCTATGCTAGTAAATGACTATCCTGGTGTTCTCAATGTTGTTACTGGGATTATTTCTAGAAGAGGCTATAATATTCAG AGTCTTGCTGTAGGACATGCAGAAAGGCAGGGATTATCTCGTATCACAACAGTCATTCCTGGAACTGATGAGTCCATTGGAAAGTTGGTTCAGCAGCTTCATAAATTAATAGATCTTCATGAG GTGCGGGATCTAACTCACTTGCCATTTGCTGAGAGAGAATTAATGTTGATAAAAATTGCAGCAAATGCTGCTGCCAGAAGGGATGTCCTTGATATTGCTGACATCTTCCGTGCAAAAGCTGTTGATGTGTCTGGTCATACAATTACTCTTCAG CTCACCGGTGATTTAAACAAGATGGTTGCATTGCAGCGGTTACTGGAGCCATTCGGGATATGCGAG